The genomic region CGATCGACCGGGAGGCCAGCACATATTCACGTTCCTTCAGCGCCAGCACTTCTCCCCGCACGATCCGGGCGGCGTGCATCCAGCTGGTCACGCCGATGGCAAAGACGATCAGGACGAAGGCCCCCATCTCGGGCCCCATGGTGCGCGACAGGTCATCGCGGAACAGCATGACCATCACCAGCAGCAGCGGGATCAGCGGCAGGGCAAGGAACATGTCGGTCAGCCGCATCAAGGGGCCGTCCAGCCGCCGGAAATAGCCGGCCAGCACGCCGATCAGGGTGCCAAGGAAAATCGCGATGATCATCGCGACAAAGCCCACCGCAAGGCTGACCTTGCCCGCCGCCATCATCCTTTGCATCTGGTCACGGCCCAGCTGGTCGGTTCCCATGGGGTGCGTCAGGCTTGGGCCAAGGTTCTTGCTTTTCAGCGCCTCGACCACCGTCAGCTTTTCCGGCGCCCAGATCAGTGGGCCAAGGACCGAGAACAGGATCAAGAGGCCAAGCACGATCAGCCCGAAGACCGCGCCCTTGTGCTTGCGGAACTGGGCCCAGACGGCGGCGCGAAACGTCTCGGGGCGGGAGGCTGCCATGTTGGTGTCAGTCATAGCGGATCCTCGGGTCAAGCATGCCGTAGAGAAGGTCAGCGATCAGGTTGAACATCACGATCAGGATCGCGAAGATGAAGGCGAGCGTCTGCACCATGGGCAGGTCATTGCCCCGGATCGCCTGAATCAGCGCCGAACCAATGCCGTTCACCCCGAACAGGTTTTCGGTGATGATCGCGCCGCCGAAGATTGACGGAATGCCCAGCGCGATGACCGTGACCACCGGGATCAGCGAATTGCGCAGGACGTGTTTCAGCACCACGGTCCGTTCGTCCAAGCCCTTGGCGCGGGCGGTGCGGACGTAATCCTGGCTCATGTTCTCCAGCATGGAGGACCGCATGTAGCGGCTGATCGCGGCGGCGTTGGCAAGGCCCAGAACCATCACCGGCATCGCCATCTGGCGCAGCTGTTTCAGGAAACTTTCCCAATCGGTGACCGCCAGCGTCGTGTCGTACTTCGTCGGGAACCAGCCCAGCCAGACCGCGAAGATGATGATGAACAGCGTGCCGGTGAAGAAGGTCGGGACCGAAAAGCCGATCATCGCGAACATCGTGCCGAACTGGTCGAACAGGGAATATTGCTTGTAGGCCGAATAGATCCCGATCGGCAACGCGATCAGCACGCCCACCAGGTAGGCGGTGCCGATCACTGTCAGGGTCTGCGGCAGACGCTCACCAATCAGGGGGAACACCGGGCTGCGGCTTTGATAGCTGATGATCCGCTGCATGCCTTCGGCGTAGTTCGTGCCGAAGATCGCGTCGAAGCCGTTCAGCGGTTCGACCCAGAAGAACTGCTTCAGCCACAGCAGGTAGCGGATGTGGACGGGTTCATTGACGCCCAACGCCTCAAGGATCTTCATTCGCACTTCCGGCGGGACGGTCAGCGGAATCTCCGAGGCAGGGCTGCCGGGGGCAAGGTCCACCAGCAGGAAAATGACAAGACTGATCAGCAGAAGCGTCGGGATGGCCAATAACAGCCGTCTCAGCGTGAAGGTGAGCATGGGGCGGGCGCCTCTGATCAGCAGTCTGGTTGGAAGAAGGAAATGGCGGGAGCCTGTTGGCCCCCGCCTGCAGGGTGGGCAATGCCCACCCTGCGTGTCAGATCACTTCACGCGGAACCAGTCCTGGACGTTCCAAAGTTCGGTGTCCCAGGTGTTCAGCACAGCACCGCCAAGGGTGTTCGAGGCAGCCGACAGACGGCCACGGTCCACCAGCGGAACGACGACATAGCTGTCTTTCGTCAGCATCTCGTTCAGGCGGATCGCGATTTCACCGCGTTTGGCCATGTCGGCGGTCTTCGACAGTTCGTCGACCAGCGCGTCATAGGTCGGGTCGCAGAAGCGGTTGATGTTTTCGCCCTGCCACTGGTTGTCCGGGCCCGGGATCTTGTCGCACTTGTACTGCGCAAGGTAGGGTTCCGGGTCGGTGCCGTCGAAGTTGTTGGCGTACATTTCCACGTCGGCATAGAACTTCTGGAAGGTGTCGGGCGAACCCGCATCCCCGCCGAAGAAGACCGAAGCGTCGATGTTTTTCAGTTCCACTTCGACGCCCAGTTCGGTCCACCAATCCTTGATCACCGCCTGGAAGTCCTGACGGACCGGGTTGGTCGAGGTCTGGTAGACGATCTTCAGCGGCATGCCGTCCTTTTCGCGGACGCCGTCGCCGTCAGCATCAACCCAGCCGGACGACTCCAGCAGGGCCTTGGCGCCTTCCATGTCCTGCGCGATGCAGTCCGTGTTGGGCGAGGCGAACATCTCTGGCGCAGGCACCAGGTTGCAGGTCGCACGACCGGCCGAGCCATAGCCGATGTCCACCAGGATCTGCCGGTCGATCGCCATCGACAGCGCCTTGCGGACGTTGATGTCGCTCAGGAACGGGTGCGGATGCTTGACGGTCGACCGTTCGCCTTCCGGCAGGTCCGGCGACGGGTTGGTCATGTTCATCTCGATCCGCTCGACCAGCGTGCCGAAACCGTTCAGAAGCACGCCCTTGCCAGCGGCTGCCATCTGCATCTGCTGTTCGGGGTTGATCTGGGTGTTCCAGGCATAGTCGAATTCGCCGGTTTCCAGCACGGCGCGGGCTGCGGCTGCAGCGTCGCCGCCGCCCTTGACCGTCATGGTGGCGAAGGCAGGCTTGGCCGGGTCACGGTAGTTCGGGTTCGCGGCAAGGGTAACCACGTCATTCACCTTGAAGTCGGTGACGACGAAGGGACCGGTGCCGATCGGCTTGAAGTTCTGCTCGGTGCAGGTAGAGGCCGCAGCGCCAAGGCAGTTGGCGAATTGTGCCGCCTGCAGGATCGGCGAGGTGCCGCCGACAAAGGCGGTGTATGGGTTCGGCTTCGGTGCAGAGAAGTTGATGACGACGGTCAGCTCATCCGGCGTCTCGATCGAGGAGATGCCTTCGTACCGCGCCGCCTGGGCGCAGCCGCCTTCGGGGTGGGTGCAGTATTCATAGGTGAACTTCGCATCGGCCGAGGTGACCGGAGTGCCGTCCGACCACAGCAGGCCCGGCTTCAGTTTCCAGGTGATCTGGGTCAGTTCGGCATTGATGCCGCCGTTTTCCACGGTCGGAACCGATTCCGCCAGGCGCGGGAAGACCACGCCCTTTTCGTCAAAGCCTGCCAGACCCTCAAGGATCAGCGAGGCGGTTTCCACGTCCTTGGTGCCCGAGGACAGGTAGGGGTTGAGGATCGACGGCGCCTGCCAGTAAAGCACGTTCACGTTGCCATCGGCCCCGCGCTCGGCAAAGGCCGCGGGCGCAAAGGCCAGCGCGGCGGCAGCGCCCAGAAGGGCGGTTTTCAGTTTCATCGGGTTACTCCTTGTTGGTTACGCTCTGTTGCCTCGGACGCGCCGGTTGATCCGGCGGCAAGATTTGTTGGGTAGAGATGACAGGCGACGAAGCGGTTGGCCTCAACCTCGATCAGGTCGGGTTTCACGGTCCGGCAGATGTCCATCACCTTGGGGCAGCGGGTGCAGAAGTTGCACCCTTGTGGCGGGTTCGCGGGCGACGGGACATCGCCCTTCAGAATGATCCGGCGGCGCTTGGCGGCAATCACCGGGTCGGGTTCGTTCACGGCCGACAGCAGCGCCTCGGCGTAAGGGTGCAGGGGGCGCGAATAAAGGTCATCGCGCGGGGAAAGTTCGGCGATCTTGCCCAGATACATCACGGCCACCCGGTCGGCGATGTGGCGCACCATCGACAGGTCATGGCTGATGAACAGATAGGTCAGGCCCAGCTTTTCCTGCATATCCTCCAGCAGGTTCACGACCTGCGCCTGAATGGACACGTCAAGGGCGGCAATCGGTTCATCGCAGACGATGAACTTGGGGTTCAGCGCCAAGGCGCGGGCGATCCCGATCCGCTGGCGCTGGCCGCCAGAGAATTCATGCGGAAAGCGGTTGGCAAAGCGACGGTTCAGGCCGACCGAATCCATCAACTCATGGACCCAGTCCTGCTTTTTCGCCTCGGTCCAGTCGGTGTGTTCGTCCAAAGGCTCGCTGATGATGCGTGACAGCGTCATCCTTGGGTTCAGACTGGCCTGCGGGTCCTGAAACACCATCTGCATCATTGGGCGCTTCTTGCGCAGGTCTTCAGGCGCAAGGCTTGCGACATCCTGACCGTCGATGATGACCCGCCCCGCCGTCGGTTCATAAAGCCGCAGCAGCGCCCGGCCGACGGTGGATTTGCCACAGCCGCTTTCGCCGACCAGACCAAGGGTTTCCCCGGCCTTGATGCTGAAGGAGACCCCGTCCACCGCCTTAACGTCGCCGGTATGGCGGCGCAGAACCCCGCTGTAGATCGGGAAATGCATCTTCAGCCCATCCACCTGAACCAGCGGTGCCGCAGTTGAGGGGACAGCGTGCGCTTCAAGCATGGGCAACCTCCTGCGTGGCGGGGGCTGTCCAATGGCAGGCGACGTCATGGCCCCGGCCCACCGGTTGCCCGTCAATGGCGCGGCGCGCGGGGTTGATGCTGTCGCAAGGCGCATGGCGATACTCGCACCGCTCACGGAACGGGCAGGCCACCGGCACGCCGCCCATGATCGGCGGCTGCCCCTCGATCACCTTGAGCCGCGCATCCCGCGCGCCGCTGATCTTGGGGATCGTCTTGAGCAAGGCCCGCGTGTAGGGGTGCTGCGGATTGGCAAACAACTCGCGCACCGGGGCCTGTTCGACCACTTGTCCGCCATACATCACCATCACCCTGTCGGCGATTCCCGCAATGACGCCAAGGTCATGCGTGATCCAGATGATCGACATGCCCAGCTTCTGGCGCAGGTCCTTCACCAGCTCCAGGATCTGCGCCTGAATGGTCACGTCCAGCGCCGTTGTGGGTTCGTCCGCAATCAGCACATCGGGGTCGCAGGCAAGGGCGATGGCAATCATCACCCGCTGCCGCATGCCGCCGGAAAACTGGTGCGGATAGGCCTTCAGCCGCTTGCGCGCATCCGGGATACCCACAAGCTCCAGCAGTTCCACCGCCCGCGTCTCGGCCTGTGCCTTGGTCATCCCCATATGGGCGCGCAGGGGTTCCATGATCTGGCTGCCGATGTTGAACACCGGGTTCAAGCTGGTCATCGGGTCCTGGAACACGAAGCCGACCTTGGCCCCGCGCACCTGGCGCAGCGACTCGGCGTCCATCTTCAGCAGGTCCTTGCCGTTCAGCAGAACCTCACCCCCGCGGATGTCCGCAGGTGGCGACGGCAGCAGCCGGATCAGCGACATCATCGTCACCGACTTTCCTGACCCGCTTTCCCCGACAACGCCCAAAAGTTCACCACGTTCAAGATGAAAGCTGACGTCGTTGACGGCGTGAATCTCGCCTCCGCGGGTGCGGAATACGGTTTTGAGGCCCCTGACTTCAAGGACAGGCAAGGCCTGATCGGCCATATGTACTCCCCGCGACGTTTCTTAGTTCTTGTTATTCTTGGGTCTTTTTGACCCTGTCAACCAAGGGTTGCCCCCTGACTTCTTAACTGTTTCCCATTTTCATTTCTCTATCAATCCCGATTTGCAGCGCGATTCTACAGCCTTCCACCGGCAGATTGACCGAAGTCATAGGCATTTCGCCAGATATTGACAGTCCGGGGTCCAGCCGACAGTCTGACCACAACATCTGGGATATCGCAAAGTGACACCTTCGACGGCGCTGACGCCACGTCAGATCCTTGACCGGCTGGTCAGTTTTCCAACGGTCAGCCGCGGCTCGAATCTCAACCTGATCGACTGGGTAGAGGGGTATCTGGCCAGCCATGGCATCCCTGCCCACCGCCATTGGAATGAGGATCGTCAGAAGGCTGCGCTTTTTGCCCATGTCGGCCCGTGGGAACCCGGCGCGGTGGTTCTGTCGGGCCATTCCGACGTCGTGCCGGTGGATGGCCAGACCTGGACCACCGACCCCTGGACGGTGACAGAACGGGATGGCCGCCTCTACGGGCGCGGCACCTGCGACATGAAGGGATTCGTTGCCCTGTCGATCTGGGCGCTGGTCGAAGGCCAGCGCCGGGGCCTGACCACGCCCCTGCAACTGGCGCTGTCCTATGACGAGGAGGTCGGCTGCACCGGCGCCCCCCCGATGATCGCCGCCATGCAGCCCGTCCTGCCCAAGGGCAGTGCCGTCATCGTGGGTGAGCCGTCGAACATGGCGGTCATCACCGGCCACAAGGGCGGCACCGGCTATCACGTCCATATGAAGGGGTTCGAGGTCCACTCCTCGCTTTTGCCCTATGGCGTGTCGGCGATCATGGAGGGGGCGCGGCTGATCGGCTGGGTCAATGACCAGAACGCCGCCATCCAGTCCCGCACGCCCGGCCCGGTTGGCGCGCAATTCGTGCCGCCCTTCACCACCCTGCACGTCGGGATGATCGAAGGGGGCACCGCCCATAACATCACCGCCGCCGACTGCCGCTTTGCCGTGGAAATGCGCGTCGTTCCGGGTGAGGACATTACCGCCTATGAAGCCGCGTTTCAGGCCGAAGCCGCCCGCCTTGACGCCGCGATGAAGCAGGTACGACCCGAGGCCGGGGTCATCCTTGACCGCTTCTTCGGCGTGCCCGCCCTTGTCCCCGAAACCGATGGCCCCGCCGAAGTGCTGGCCCGCCGCCTGACCGGTGCGAATACGACCGGCGTCGTCAGCTACGGCACCGAAGCCGGCCAGTTTCAGGAGGCCGGGTATTCCGCTGTCGTCTGCGGCCCGGGTGACATTGCCCAGGCGCATCAGCCGGACGAATTCCTTGAGATCAGCGAATTTCAGGCGGGGCACCGTTTCATGGAAGGCTTGCTGGGCGCGTTGGCATGACCTTTCCGATCCACGACCGCAGCCCGATCCGCTTCAACGCCCCGCTTCCGGCGCGGTCGGATGTGGTCATCATCGGGGGCGGCGTCATCGGGGTGATGACGGCGTGGTTCCTGCGGCAGAAGGGCTTGTCCGTAACCCTGTGCGAAAAGGGCCGCATCGCGGGCGAACAGTCGGGCCGCAACTGGGGCTGGGTGCGCCAGCAGGGCAGGGACCCGGGCGAGTTGCCGATCATGGTGGAAAGCCTTGCCATCTGGAAACAGCTGGCCGCCGAATTTGGCGATGGCCTTGGGTTCCGGCAGACCGGCGTCCTCTATCTGGCCAAGACCGACCGTGAGATGCAGGGGTTTGAGGACTGGACCGAACATTCCCGCGCCCATCAGATTGACACGCGCCTGCTGACCGCCGCCGAAACCGCCGCCATGTTGAAAGGGGCCGTCGCCCCGTGGAAGGGCGCGCTCTACACCGCCTCGGACGCGCGGGCCGAACCCTGGCTGGCCGTGCCCACCCTTGCGGCGGCTGTGGAAGACCGGGGCGCGATCCTGCGCGAAGCCTGTGCCGTCCGTGCGCTCGACATTGCCGCTGGCCGAGCGATCGGCGTGGTCACCGAACATGGCCGCATCGCCTGCGACCATGTGGTGCTGGCGGCGGGGGCATGGTCGCGCCTGTTTCTGGCCCGGCACGGGATATCGATCCCGCAGCTTTCCGTCCTCGCCTCGGTCGCCGCAACTGAACCGATGCCCGAGATTTTTCCCGGCAATGCCGCCGACGATGACTTTGCCTTCCGCCGCCGCGCCGATGGCGGCTATTCCATCGCCCCCGGCGGGTCGGAGCATGACTTTTTCCTTGGCCCCGACGCTTTCCGGTCCTTAGGCACATACCTGAGCATCCTGAAGAAAGAATGGCGTTCCTCCACCTTCCGCCCCATGGCCCCAAAGGGCTTCCCCGACGCATGGAGCACCAAGCGCCGCTGGTCCGAGGATGAGGCAACCCCGTTCGAAGCCGCCCGCATCCTAAACCCCGCGCCGAACCTGAAGGCGCTTGGCAAGGTGCAGGATGCCTTCGCCAAAGCCTTCCCCAGTCTTGGCCGCCCGAAACTGAAAACCGCCTGGGGCGGGATGATCGACACGCTGCCCGATGTCGTCCCCATCGTCGATCACGCGCCGATCTCTGGCCTGACCATCGCCACGGGGATGAGCGGGCATGGCTTCGGCATCGGTCCCGGCATGGGCCGCGTGATTGCCGACCTTGTGACCGGCGGCCATGTCGGCCACGACCTTGGCCGGTTCCGCTTTGCCCGCTTTACCGATGGCACGAAAATCGCGCCGGGCCCCAGTCTTTAGCGCCCCGGACTTTACATCCCCGGACTTTACATCCCGCTGCCGCCCCGCTACCCGTGCCGCCCGTCCAGCGGAGCGCCCCCATGACCCCTGCCACTGGCATCGACTTCGGCACTTCGAACTCCACCGTAGGCCTTGCCGACACCACCGGCGCGCGGCTGCTGACGCTGGAGGAAGGCTCGCCCACGCTGCCCTCTGCCGTCTTCTGGCAGACCGAGGGGGCGCCGCCCCTGTTCGGCCGCGCCGCCATCGCCGCCTATCTGGAGGGTGAGGAAGGCCGCCTGATGCGCGGCCTGAAATCCACCCTGGGTTCGGGTCTGATCCACGAGAAAACCTCAGTCGGGGGCAGGGCGGTGTCGTTCCGTGAGGTGCTGTCGCGCTTCATCGGTCACCTCAGGTCCGCCCAGCAGACCGCCGCGCCCGGCACCTCCGTCGTCCTCGGCCGCCCGGTGCATTTCGTGGACGACGATCCCCAGGCTGACGCGGCTGCCGAGGCGACGCTGGCCGAGATCGCCAAGGACTGCGGCTGGCAGCAGGTCGCCTTCCAGTACGAACCCATCGCCGCCGCCCTGCACTACGAACAGACCGCCGCGCGGGAAGAACTGGTGCTGATCGTCGACATCGGCGGTGGCACGTCGGATGTGTCAGTGGTCCGTGTCGGCCCCGGCCGGGCAAGCCTGCCGGACCGCAGCGCCGATATCCTTGCCAATGACGGCATCCGCGCGGGTGGCACCGATTTCGACCGCCTGCTCAGCCTGGCCGAGGCGCTGCCGCATCTGGGCTATCTTGCCCCCACCAAAGGCGGCGGCACGATGCCCCGGCATTACTACCTGGACCTTGCCACCTGGCACCGGATCAACGCGCTGTACACCGCCCGCACCGCAAGCGACCTGAAGGCGCTGCGGCTGCTGGCCGATGACCCCGCGCAGATCGACCGGATGATCCGCGTCGTTCAGGGCCGCCACGGCCACGCGCTTGCCATGCGGGTAGAGGCGGCGAAGGTCGCCCTTTCCGACGATGCGGCCACCCGCCTGCCAATGTCCGACCTGACCGGCGGCCCGAACCCGATGCTGCGGCGTGACGGCTTCGAAGCGGCGGTTGAGGGCCCCATCGCCCGGATCCGAACGCTCCTCCAGCGGGTGCTCGATGGCGCGGGCCTGACCCCCGATCGGATCGGCACGGCGTTCCTGACCGGCGGGTCTAGCCAACTGCCGATCCTGCACGCCACGGTCCGCTCCATCGTCCCGGACGCAACGATTGCCACGGGCGACATGCTCGGTTCGGTCGGGACCGGCCTTGCGCTTGAGGCGCGGCGCCGCTTTGGCTGACCCTTGCGAAGCCCCCGGTTTCGGATCAGGCTTGCCAGCAAAAGGAGTCACCCCATGCCCCCCAAGAACCGTTTCGCCGAACTTCTGCCCGAAATCACCGCATGGCGTCGCGATTTCCACGAACACCCCGAGCTGTTGTTCGAGGTTCACCGCACCGCTGCCAAGGTGGCCGACCTCTGCCGCAGCTTCGGCTGCGATGAGGTGACGGAAGGGATCGGCCGCACCGGCGTGGTGGCGGTGATCAAGGGCAAGACGGATACCAAGGGCCGTACCATCGGCCTGCGCGCCGATATGGACGCGCTGCCGATCAAGGAACAGACCGGGGTCCCCTATGCCTCCAAGACCCCCGGCAAGATGCATGCCTGCGGGCATGACGGGCATACGGCGATGCTGCTGGGGGCGGCGAAGTATCTGGCCGAGACGCGGAATTTCGACGGCACCGTCGTCTGCATCTTCCAGCCCGCCGAAGAAGGCGGCGGCGGCGGGCGTGAGATGGTTGAAGATGGCCTGATAAGCCGTTGGAAAATCGACGAAGTTTACGGAATGCACAACATGCCCGGCATCCCCGTCGGCCAATTCGCCATCCGCCCCGGCGCGATGATGGCGGCGGCGGACCAGTTCGAGATCGTGGTGACGGGCAAGGGCGGCCATGCCGCCAAGCCGCATGACTGCGTGGATACCACGGTCGTCAGCGCCCATATCGTTCTGGCCCTGCAGACCATCGCCAGTCGCAACGTGGACCCGTTGAAACAGGTCGTGGTCAGTGTCTGCACGGTGGAAACCGACTCGACCGCGCATAATGTGATCCCGCAGGTGATCAAGATGAAGGGCACCGTCCGCACGATGGATGCAGCGGTGCAGGACTACGTCGAGGAACGGATCGGCCAGATCGTCGAAGGCACCGCCCTCGCCTTGGGTGCCCGGGCCGACGTGCATTATCATCGCGGCTACCCGGTCACGGTGAACGCGCCGGAGAATACGGACTTCGCGGCAGAGGTCGCCATGGCAGTCTCGGGCAAGGTCGATACCGACACCGCACCGCTGATGGGGGCCGAGGATTTCAGCTTCATGCTGAACGAACGTCCTGGCGCTTATATCTTCCTTGGCAATGGCGATACGGCGATGGTGCACCACCCCGCCTACAACTTTGACGATGCGGCCATCCCGTTCGGGTCAAGCTGGTACGCTGGCATGGCCGAGGCGCGGATGCCGGCAGCGTGATCGGGGCGGCGTCTGTCGCCCTTCTGCCGGTCTAGCGGCAGAATATCGCTTTTCACTTTGCACTTCGGTGCTACCGTCCCGTCAATTCGTTGGGGAGGAGCGACCGATGACCGAACACCGCAGCCCGCTGCCCGATGTCGCGTTGCGCGACGTCAGCATTACCGAGCGTCTGTTCGAAGGGCTGACGCAGGCGGGGGACCGGGTTGTCCTGACCGATGGCCCCTCGGGTGAGGGGTGGACGGGCGATGCCCTGATCGACCGGATTTGCCGCTTGGCGGGCGGTTTGCAGGCCCGGGGGATCGGGCCGGGCAGCGTCATCGCCCTGATGGCGCCGAACATGCCCGACTATGCGGTGGTCTTCCACGCAGTCGCCATGGCCGGGGCGACGATCACCACGATCAACCCCACCTACACCGCGCCCGAGGTTGGCCACCAGCTGCGCGACAGCGGCGCCACGGTTCTGGTCACGATCGAGGCGTTTCTGCCGGTGGCGCTGGCGGCACTTGAGGGCAGCGCCGTGGCCGAGGTGGTGACGATGGCCCCAAGCCCCGGCCACCGCAGCATCGCCGATCTGATGGGCCAGCCCTTGGCCGCGCAAGTGCCGGTGGACCTTGATGGCCATGTGCTGGTGCTGCCCTATTCCTCGGGCACCACGGGCTTGCCCAAGGGTGTCATGCTCAGCCATCGCAACATGGTGGTGAACGTCGATCAGGCCTTGCCGTTGCTGGACGTGCGGGCGGGCGAAACCACGGTGGCCTTCCTGCCGTTCTTCCACATCTACGGCATGAACGTGTTGATGAACGCCTTCCTTGCCCGCGGTGCCGGACTGGTCACCATGCCGCGCTTTGATCTTGAGGCGCTGTTGGGCCATATCCAGCGCCACCGGGTGGAAAAGCTGTACATCGCGCCGCCCGTGGCGATCGCGCTGGCCAAGCATCCGCTGGTGGATCAATTCGATCTGTCGTCCCTGAAAATCATCATGTCGGCCGCGGCACCACTTGGCCCCGAAGTCGCGGGGGCGGTGGGACAGCGGCTTGGCTGCGCGGTGATCCAGGGCTATGGGATGACGGAGCTTAGCCCGCTGACGCATGTCGTACCGCACCGCGCCCCGAAATCCGGCGCGGTGGGGGTCAGCGCGCCGAACACCATCACCCGGATTGTCGATGCCGAAACCGGGCTGGACTGCGCACCCGGTGAACCGGGCGAGGTCTGGGTCAAGGGCCCGCAAGTGATGATTGGCTATCACAACCGTCCCGAGGCGACGGCGGCGATGATCACGGACGGCTGGCTGCGCACGGGCGATCTGGGGGTCGTCGATGCTGACGGTTACCTTTTCATCCGTGACCGGCTGAAGGAGCTGATCAAGGTCAAGGGCTTTCAGGTCGCCCCGGCCGAGGTTGAGGCGGAACTGCTGGGCCTGCCCGGCGTGGCCGATGCCGCCGTGATCGGCGTGCCGGATGACGAGGCGGGGGAACGCCCGCTGGCCTTTGTCGTGCGTCAGCCGGGGTCGGATGCAACCGCGCAGTCGATCCTTGAGGCGTTACGCCCGCGCCTTGCCAGCTACAAGCTGCCGCTCCGCGTGGAATTCATCGAGGCCGTTCCGAAATCCGCCTCAGGCAAGATCCTGCGGCGTATGCTGCGCGACAAGCTGGCCGGCGGGTAAAGCGCCCGGCGCTCGGCTATCCATCTGCCCCGGTTTGCGTCCAACCCTCAGGTGCTTGATGGCCCGACAGCCCTCATGCGCGCAAGGGTTGCAGGGGCCGGGCATCTGGCAGATACTTGCCGTGATATCACGCGCAGGGAATTGATGGGACGCACGGACCAGCTTGACCCCACCTTGGCCCGCCCGGTGCGGATCGAGCTTCTGGTCATCGACCTGATGAACCGGCTGCTGGACCCCGGCCCGGAAGGGATTGACGCCGCGTTTGACGCAGCCCTTGCCCGTCTGGGTGAGGCTTGCGGTCTGGATCGTACCTTCCTGTTTCGGATCAGGACGGACGGCACCTTGCATGGCCGCCATGAATGGGTTGCCCCCGGTGTGCCGGTCCTGAACGACCGGATCAGTGCGATCGACCCCGACGACCACCCGACCTGGCAAAGCGCGTTCCGGGCGGGCAAGACCGTTGCCATCACCAACCGCGGCGACCTGCCCGAAGACATGCCGGAGCGGGCGTTCATGGAGGCGATCGGGGTCCACTCCTCGCTGATGCTGCCGCTGCGCGATGGGGATCGGCTTGTTGGCATCATCGGGTTTGACAGCGAAGCGCCCAACCGCATCTGGAGCGAGACCGAGCTTTACCTGCTGACATCGGTCGGGCGGGCCGTGTCTTCGGTCCTGCTGCGGCTGGAGGCGGCACAGGCCGAAGCCGATTCCCGCTACCATCTTGAGGCGACCCTGCGCGCCTTGCCCGATCTGGTGATCGAACTGGGCCCAGACGGGACCATCGCCGCCTGCCACAGCGACAAGCTGCCCTGGCTCTCCGGCCTTGTGCGTGCCGGGATCGGGCGGAGTATCCGCGATGTCCTGCCCGAACCGCTCGCCCTGGTGCTGTGCGACCTGATGCGCGATCCACCGGCCGCGCGCACGGCCCGCAGCCGCCGTGTGGGTGTGCCCAGCCTCGTGGCACCGCATTGGTACGAAGTGTCGGTCGCCCCCTTGCAGATCGACGCCTCGAAGGACGAAGCCGGGGTCGTCGCGGTGATCCGCGATCTTTCCTCGGCCCACGCGCCCAGTGAAATGGCATCCTACCGCGAAGGCCAGTTCACCGCCTTTTTCGAGATGTGCCCGCATCCGATCCTGCTGAACGACTATGACACGGGCGAACTTCTGGACGGTAACCGGGCCTTCAAGCAAGTGTTCGGCATTGATCCAAAGGAAAACGGCGGCCGCGACGTCCGCCAGATCCTGCCCTCAGACGCGTCCCATGTGATCGACCTGGCCGTCGAATCGCTGCGCGTCCGGCAAAGCTATGGCCCGGTCGAGGCGCTGCTGCGCCGGGCCGATGGCAGCCGCTTTCCTGCCGTCCTGCGCGG from Tabrizicola piscis harbors:
- a CDS encoding NAD(P)/FAD-dependent oxidoreductase; amino-acid sequence: MTFPIHDRSPIRFNAPLPARSDVVIIGGGVIGVMTAWFLRQKGLSVTLCEKGRIAGEQSGRNWGWVRQQGRDPGELPIMVESLAIWKQLAAEFGDGLGFRQTGVLYLAKTDREMQGFEDWTEHSRAHQIDTRLLTAAETAAMLKGAVAPWKGALYTASDARAEPWLAVPTLAAAVEDRGAILREACAVRALDIAAGRAIGVVTEHGRIACDHVVLAAGAWSRLFLARHGISIPQLSVLASVAATEPMPEIFPGNAADDDFAFRRRADGGYSIAPGGSEHDFFLGPDAFRSLGTYLSILKKEWRSSTFRPMAPKGFPDAWSTKRRWSEDEATPFEAARILNPAPNLKALGKVQDAFAKAFPSLGRPKLKTAWGGMIDTLPDVVPIVDHAPISGLTIATGMSGHGFGIGPGMGRVIADLVTGGHVGHDLGRFRFARFTDGTKIAPGPSL
- a CDS encoding Hsp70 family protein, producing the protein MTPATGIDFGTSNSTVGLADTTGARLLTLEEGSPTLPSAVFWQTEGAPPLFGRAAIAAYLEGEEGRLMRGLKSTLGSGLIHEKTSVGGRAVSFREVLSRFIGHLRSAQQTAAPGTSVVLGRPVHFVDDDPQADAAAEATLAEIAKDCGWQQVAFQYEPIAAALHYEQTAAREELVLIVDIGGGTSDVSVVRVGPGRASLPDRSADILANDGIRAGGTDFDRLLSLAEALPHLGYLAPTKGGGTMPRHYYLDLATWHRINALYTARTASDLKALRLLADDPAQIDRMIRVVQGRHGHALAMRVEAAKVALSDDAATRLPMSDLTGGPNPMLRRDGFEAAVEGPIARIRTLLQRVLDGAGLTPDRIGTAFLTGGSSQLPILHATVRSIVPDATIATGDMLGSVGTGLALEARRRFG
- a CDS encoding M20 aminoacylase family protein; this encodes MPPKNRFAELLPEITAWRRDFHEHPELLFEVHRTAAKVADLCRSFGCDEVTEGIGRTGVVAVIKGKTDTKGRTIGLRADMDALPIKEQTGVPYASKTPGKMHACGHDGHTAMLLGAAKYLAETRNFDGTVVCIFQPAEEGGGGGREMVEDGLISRWKIDEVYGMHNMPGIPVGQFAIRPGAMMAAADQFEIVVTGKGGHAAKPHDCVDTTVVSAHIVLALQTIASRNVDPLKQVVVSVCTVETDSTAHNVIPQVIKMKGTVRTMDAAVQDYVEERIGQIVEGTALALGARADVHYHRGYPVTVNAPENTDFAAEVAMAVSGKVDTDTAPLMGAEDFSFMLNERPGAYIFLGNGDTAMVHHPAYNFDDAAIPFGSSWYAGMAEARMPAA
- a CDS encoding AMP-binding protein, translating into MTEHRSPLPDVALRDVSITERLFEGLTQAGDRVVLTDGPSGEGWTGDALIDRICRLAGGLQARGIGPGSVIALMAPNMPDYAVVFHAVAMAGATITTINPTYTAPEVGHQLRDSGATVLVTIEAFLPVALAALEGSAVAEVVTMAPSPGHRSIADLMGQPLAAQVPVDLDGHVLVLPYSSGTTGLPKGVMLSHRNMVVNVDQALPLLDVRAGETTVAFLPFFHIYGMNVLMNAFLARGAGLVTMPRFDLEALLGHIQRHRVEKLYIAPPVAIALAKHPLVDQFDLSSLKIIMSAAAPLGPEVAGAVGQRLGCAVIQGYGMTELSPLTHVVPHRAPKSGAVGVSAPNTITRIVDAETGLDCAPGEPGEVWVKGPQVMIGYHNRPEATAAMITDGWLRTGDLGVVDADGYLFIRDRLKELIKVKGFQVAPAEVEAELLGLPGVADAAVIGVPDDEAGERPLAFVVRQPGSDATAQSILEALRPRLASYKLPLRVEFIEAVPKSASGKILRRMLRDKLAGG